From Corvus moneduloides isolate bCorMon1 chromosome 2, bCorMon1.pri, whole genome shotgun sequence, one genomic window encodes:
- the LOC116439854 gene encoding taste receptor type 2 member 40-like, with protein MVTSFALLCLSIAIIESMAGILGNGIILAVSASSCIGSKTWSPYDMIMISLSSSRIILQCWNTLDFLMAIFFETSYYKENIFIVSEVIFTFLNYFSLWFGAWLSVFYCIKVASFTRPFFIWMKQRIARLVPWMLLTSCLHSFAAAIPFALDLYNEHNNFTAPLPMTNSSAMRTTRKDSLTLLIYLCNAAVSLPLILSVVSSVLLIRSLLVHTRQMQNNASGFRDPSLEAHTSAIKSVCSFLILYITYFMCVLLLLFSDFSTLSSGESICIVLMAACPTGHTLVLIWSNPKFQALTARIWHHTKCPFRTTSTQKIMI; from the coding sequence ATGGTCACATCTTTTGCTCTCCTTTGTCTATCAATTGCCATAATTGAATCCATGGCAGGAATTCTAGGAAATGGAATTATCTTGGCTGTCAGTGCATCTAGCTGCATTGGGAGCAAAACATGGTCTCCATATGATATGATCATGATCTCTCTGAGTTCATCTAGAATCATTTTGCAATGCTGGAATACACTGGATTTCTTAATGGCTATATTTTTTGAAACTTCctattataaagaaaatattttcatagtttCCGAagtaatttttacatttctgaacTACTTCAGCCTCTGGTTTGGTGCCTGGCTTAGTGTCTTCTATTGCATCAAGGTTGCCAGTTTTACACGGCCTTTCTTCATCTGGATGAAGCAAAGAATTGCCAGGCTGGTACCCTGGATGCTGCTCACATCATGCCTCCACTCCTTTGCAGCTGCAATTCCCTTCGCCTTAGATCTCTACAATGAGCACAACAACTTCACTGCTCCTTTACCCATGACAAACTCTTCAGCAATGAGAACCACAAGGAAAGACAGCTTAACTTTATTGATTTATCTCTGTAATGCAGCTGTAAGTTTGCCTTTAATACTGTCTGTTGTTTCAAGTGTCCTGCTGATTCGGTCTCTGTTGGTACACACCAGACAGATGCAAAATAATGCAAGTGGCTTCAGGGATCCCAGCTTAGAGGCCCATACCAGTGCCATCAAGTCAGTCTGTTCCTTCCTCATCCTTTACATTACATATTTTATGTGTGTGCTTCTCCTCTTATTCAGTGATTTTTCAACTTTAAGCAGTGGAGAATCTATCTGTATAGTTTTAATGGCTGCCTGTCCTACTGGACACACATTGGTCTTAATTTGGAGCAATCCAAAATTTCAAGCGCTGACAGCTAGGATTTGGCACCACACTAAATGTCCATTCAGAACCACATCCACACAAAAGATCATGATTTAG
- the LOC116439853 gene encoding taste receptor type 2 member 40-like — translation MVTSFALLCLSIAIIESMAGILGNGIILAVSASSCIGSKTWSPYDMIMISLSSSRIILQCWNTLDFLMAIFFETSYYKENIFIVSEVIFTFLNYFSLWFGAWLSVFYCIKVASFTWPFFIWMKQRIARLVPWMLLTSCLHSFAAAIPFALDLYNEHNNFTAPLPMTNSSAMRITRKDSLTLLIYLCNAAISLPLILSVVSSVLLIRSLLVHTRQMQNNASGFRDPSLEAHTSAIKSVCSFLILYITYFMCVLLLLFSDFSPLSSGESICIVLMAACPTGHTLVLIWSNPKFRKLTARIWHHTKCPLRTTST, via the coding sequence ATGGTCACATCTTTTGCTCTCCTTTGTCTATCAATTGCCATAATTGAATCCATGGCAGGAATTCTAGGAAATGGAATTATCTTGGCTGTCAGTGCATCTAGCTGCATTGGGAGCAAAACATGGTCTCCATATGATATGATCATGATCTCTCTGAGTTCATCTAGAATCATTTTGCAATGCTGGAATACACTGGATTTCTTAATGGCTATATTTTTTGAAACTTCctattataaagaaaatattttcatagtttCCGAagtaatttttacatttctgaacTACTTCAGCCTCTGGTTTGGTGCCTGGCTTAGTGTCTTCTATTGCATCAAGGTTGCCAGTTTTACATGGCCTTTCTTCATCTGGATGAAGCAAAGAATTGCCAGGCTGGTACCCTGGATGCTGCTCACATCATGCCTCCACTCCTTTGCAGCTGCAATTCCCTTCGCCTTAGATCTCTACAATGAGCACAACAACTTCACTGCTCCTTTACCCATGACAAACTCTTCAGCAATGAGAATCACAAGGAAAGACAGCTTGACTTTATTGATTTATCTCTGTAATGCAGCTATAAGTTTGCCTTTAATACTGTCTGTTGTTTCAAGTGTCCTGCTGATTCGGTCTCTGTTGGTACACACCAGACAGATGCAAAATAATGCAAGTGGCTTCAGGGATCCCAGCTTAGAGGCCCATACCAGTGCCATCAAGTCAGTCTGTTCCTTCCTCATCCTTTACATTACATATTTTATGTGTGTGCTTCTCCTCTTATTCAGTGATTTTTCACCTTTAAGCAGTGGAGAATCTATCTGTATAGTTCTAATGGCTGCCTGTCCCACAGGACACACATTGGTCTTAATTTGGAGCAATCCAAAATTTCGAAAGCTGACAGCTAGGATTTGGCACCACACTAAATGTCCACTCAGAACCACATCCACGTAA